From a single Fusobacterium ulcerans ATCC 49185 genomic region:
- the rplL gene encoding 50S ribosomal protein L7/L12, giving the protein MAFDREKFIAELEAMTVLELKDLVSALEEHFGVTAAAPVAVAGPAVAEAAEEKTEFDVVLTAAGPNKIAVIKEVRGITGLGLKEAKELVDNGGKLKEAVSKEEAESVKEKLTAAGATVEVK; this is encoded by the coding sequence ATGGCATTCGATAGAGAAAAATTTATAGCTGAATTAGAAGCTATGACAGTTTTAGAATTAAAAGATTTAGTAAGTGCACTAGAAGAGCATTTTGGTGTAACTGCAGCAGCTCCAGTAGCAGTAGCAGGACCAGCAGTAGCAGAAGCTGCTGAAGAAAAAACTGAGTTCGATGTAGTATTAACTGCAGCAGGACCTAATAAAATTGCAGTAATTAAAGAAGTAAGAGGAATTACTGGATTAGGATTAAAAGAAGCTAAAGAATTAGTTGATAATGGTGGAAAACTTAAAGAAGCAGTTTCTAAAGAAGAAGCTGAATCTGTAAAAGAAAAACTAACTGCAGCAGGAGCTACAGTAGAAGTTAAATAA
- the rpoB gene encoding DNA-directed RNA polymerase subunit beta, translated as MGKLVERLNFGRIKERGTMPHFLEFQLDSYEDFLQAKEAPNNRKDKGLESAFREIFPVESSNGDIKLEYVSYELHEAEPPLNDELECKKRGKTYSTSLKVRLRLINKKSGNEIQESLVYFGEVPMMTERGTFIINGAERVVVSQLHRSPGVSFNKEINIQTGKDLFSGKIIPYKGTWLEFETDKNDFLSIKIDRKKKVLATVFLKAIDFFNNNTEIKDYFLETKELDLASIFQKYKNKEELLSVIRTRFEGSFIKEDIYDDETGEVIAEADAVIDEALIEKMIEFKIEKVTYWEVKPEDKLLANTVLNDSTLTKEEAVTEVFKKLRPGDLVTVESARSLIRQMFFNPQRYDLEPVGRYKMNKRLKLNVPEDEILLTKDDIIGTMKYVINLNNGNGHTDDIDNLSNRRVRGVGELLLMQIKAGLSKMGKMVKEKMTVQDSETLTSQSLLNTRPLNALILDFFGSGQLSQFMDQSNPLAELTHKRRISALGPGGLSRERAGFEVRDVHDSHYGRICPIETPEGPNIGLIGSLAIYAKINKYGFIETPYVKVIDGKADFNQIDYLAADEEEGLFIAQADTKIGEDGSLLGDVVCRFGHEIVSISGEKVDYLDISPKQVVSVSAGLIPFLEHDDANRALMGSNMQRQAVPLLRTEAPYIGTGLERKVAVDSGAVVISKTDGRVTYVDAQKIIIEDPEGKEHKYRMLNFERSNQSMCLHQTPLVSPGEEVKAGGVIADGPATRGGDLALGRNILMAFMPWEGYNYEDAILISDRLRKDDVFTSIHVEEYEIEARNTKLGDEEITREIPNISEEALRKLDSKGIITIGSEVGPGDILVGKTAPKGETEPPAEEKLLRAIFGEKARDVRDTSLRMPHGSKGTVVEILELSRENGDELKAGVNKAIRVLVAEKRKITVGDKMSGRHGNKGVVSRVLPAEDMPFLADGTHLDVVLNPLGVPSRMNIGQVLEVHLGMAMGNYNGGTHIATPVFDGASEDQVKDYLEKLGFPRSGKVDLYDGRTGEKFDNPVTVGRMYMLKLHHLVEDKMHARAIGPYSLVTQQPLGGKAQFGGQRLGEMEVWALEAYGASNILQEMLTVKSDDVTGRTKTYEAIIKGEEMPEPDLPESFKVLLKEFQALALDVELFDKEDNIINVDEELNKEDITTEYSPLAEFKD; from the coding sequence ATGGGGAAACTCGTTGAAAGATTGAATTTTGGAAGGATAAAAGAAAGAGGAACAATGCCTCATTTTCTTGAGTTCCAATTGGATTCCTATGAAGATTTTCTACAAGCTAAAGAGGCTCCAAATAATAGAAAAGATAAGGGGTTAGAATCAGCTTTTAGAGAAATTTTCCCTGTTGAATCTTCTAATGGAGATATCAAGTTGGAGTATGTTTCTTATGAATTACATGAAGCAGAGCCACCATTAAATGATGAGCTTGAGTGTAAAAAAAGAGGAAAAACTTATTCTACTTCTTTGAAAGTAAGATTAAGACTTATTAATAAGAAAAGTGGAAATGAGATACAAGAGTCTTTAGTTTACTTTGGAGAAGTTCCAATGATGACTGAAAGAGGTACATTCATAATCAATGGTGCTGAAAGAGTTGTTGTATCACAGTTGCACAGATCTCCAGGAGTTTCATTCAACAAAGAGATCAATATTCAAACAGGAAAAGACCTTTTCTCTGGAAAAATTATTCCATATAAAGGTACTTGGCTTGAGTTTGAAACAGATAAAAATGATTTCTTGAGCATAAAAATAGATAGAAAGAAAAAGGTGTTAGCTACTGTATTCCTAAAGGCTATTGATTTCTTCAACAACAATACAGAGATAAAAGACTATTTCTTAGAAACTAAAGAATTAGATTTAGCCTCAATATTCCAAAAATATAAAAACAAAGAAGAACTTTTAAGTGTAATCAGAACAAGATTTGAAGGAAGTTTTATTAAAGAAGATATCTATGATGATGAAACAGGTGAAGTTATAGCAGAAGCGGATGCAGTTATAGATGAAGCTTTAATAGAAAAAATGATAGAATTCAAAATAGAAAAAGTTACTTATTGGGAAGTAAAACCAGAGGATAAACTTTTAGCTAATACTGTTTTAAATGATAGTACACTTACAAAAGAGGAAGCAGTAACAGAAGTATTTAAGAAATTAAGACCAGGAGATCTAGTGACTGTAGAGTCTGCAAGATCGCTTATCAGACAAATGTTCTTCAATCCTCAAAGATATGATCTTGAGCCAGTTGGAAGATATAAAATGAATAAAAGATTAAAACTTAATGTTCCTGAAGATGAAATATTATTAACTAAAGATGATATTATAGGAACAATGAAATATGTAATTAATCTAAATAATGGAAATGGACATACTGATGATATAGATAATCTATCTAATAGACGTGTAAGAGGTGTAGGAGAGCTGTTATTGATGCAAATTAAAGCAGGACTTTCTAAAATGGGTAAAATGGTAAAAGAGAAAATGACAGTTCAGGATTCTGAAACTTTAACTTCTCAATCATTACTTAATACTAGACCATTGAATGCACTTATCTTAGATTTCTTTGGATCTGGACAATTATCTCAGTTCATGGACCAGTCTAATCCATTAGCTGAATTGACTCATAAAAGAAGAATATCAGCTCTAGGACCTGGAGGACTTTCAAGAGAAAGAGCGGGATTTGAGGTAAGGGACGTTCACGATTCTCATTATGGAAGAATCTGTCCTATAGAAACACCAGAGGGACCAAATATCGGTCTTATTGGTTCATTAGCAATATATGCTAAGATAAATAAATATGGATTTATTGAAACTCCATATGTAAAAGTTATAGATGGTAAGGCTGATTTTAATCAAATAGATTACCTTGCAGCGGATGAAGAAGAAGGACTATTTATTGCACAAGCCGATACAAAAATTGGAGAAGATGGGTCGCTTCTTGGAGATGTTGTATGTAGATTTGGCCATGAAATTGTAAGTATCAGTGGAGAGAAAGTTGATTATCTAGATATCTCACCTAAACAAGTGGTATCAGTATCAGCAGGATTAATACCATTCCTGGAGCATGATGACGCCAATAGAGCACTGATGGGATCAAACATGCAAAGACAGGCTGTACCATTATTAAGAACAGAAGCACCATATATAGGAACTGGTCTGGAAAGAAAAGTGGCTGTAGATTCTGGGGCTGTTGTTATTTCTAAAACTGATGGTAGAGTTACATATGTAGATGCACAAAAAATAATAATAGAAGATCCAGAGGGGAAAGAGCATAAATATAGGATGCTTAACTTTGAAAGATCTAACCAATCTATGTGTTTACATCAAACGCCACTTGTTTCTCCAGGGGAAGAAGTAAAAGCTGGAGGAGTAATAGCAGATGGACCTGCTACAAGAGGTGGAGATTTAGCACTTGGAAGAAATATTCTAATGGCATTCATGCCTTGGGAAGGATATAATTATGAGGATGCGATCTTAATATCTGATAGATTGAGAAAAGATGATGTATTTACATCTATCCATGTGGAAGAATATGAAATAGAAGCTAGAAATACTAAACTTGGAGATGAAGAAATAACTAGAGAAATACCTAACATTTCTGAGGAAGCATTGAGAAAATTAGATTCTAAAGGAATAATAACTATTGGTTCAGAAGTTGGACCTGGAGATATACTTGTAGGTAAAACAGCTCCAAAAGGAGAAACTGAACCACCAGCAGAAGAAAAATTATTGAGAGCTATCTTTGGAGAAAAAGCTAGAGATGTGAGAGATACATCACTTAGAATGCCTCATGGATCAAAAGGAACTGTTGTAGAGATTCTTGAACTTTCTAGAGAAAATGGAGATGAACTTAAAGCTGGAGTCAATAAAGCTATAAGGGTACTTGTTGCTGAAAAAAGAAAGATAACTGTTGGAGATAAAATGTCTGGGCGTCATGGAAATAAAGGGGTTGTATCAAGAGTACTTCCTGCTGAAGATATGCCATTCCTAGCAGATGGAACACATTTAGATGTTGTACTTAATCCACTAGGAGTACCTTCACGTATGAATATTGGACAAGTACTTGAGGTTCACTTAGGTATGGCTATGGGTAACTATAATGGTGGAACTCATATTGCTACACCAGTATTTGATGGAGCATCTGAAGATCAGGTCAAAGACTATCTTGAAAAACTAGGATTTCCTAGAAGTGGAAAAGTTGATCTTTATGATGGAAGAACTGGAGAAAAATTTGACAATCCAGTAACAGTTGGAAGAATGTACATGCTTAAACTTCACCACTTGGTAGAAGATAAAATGCATGCTAGAGCGATTGGACCTTATTCATTGGTTACACAACAACCATTGGGAGGAAAAGCTCAATTTGGAGGACAAAGACTTGGAGAAATGGAAGTTTGGGCACTGGAAGCATATGGGGCTTCAAACATACTTCAAGAAATGCTTACTGTAAAATCAGATGATGTTACAGGAAGAACAAAAACTTATGAGGCTATAATCAAAGGTGAAGAAATGCCTGAGCCAGATCTACCTGAATCTTTCAAAGTATTGTTGAAAGAATTCCAAGCATTAGCACTTGATGTTGAATTATTTGACAAAGAAGATAATATTATAAATGTAGATGAAGAATTAAATAAAGAGGATATAACTACTGAGTATTCTCCTTTAGCTGAATTCAAAGATTAA
- a CDS encoding extracellular matrix/biofilm biosynthesis regulator RemA family protein, with protein sequence MRPINIGFNNMVMDIRIIAVINPDSAPSKRLREEAKLQNRLIDATLGRKTKTLIITDSNHVIMSAINPETISARIEKGE encoded by the coding sequence ATGAGACCAATTAATATCGGATTTAACAATATGGTGATGGATATAAGAATAATTGCTGTCATAAATCCTGACTCAGCTCCAAGCAAGAGATTGAGAGAGGAAGCAAAACTTCAAAACAGGCTTATAGATGCAACTTTGGGAAGAAAAACAAAAACCTTGATAATAACAGATTCAAATCATGTTATAATGTCAGCTATAAATCCAGAAACGATATCAGCTAGAATAGAGAAAGGAGAATAA
- a CDS encoding YicC/YloC family endoribonuclease, whose product MRSMTGYSKLTYQDESFAINMELKSVNNKNLNLKIKLPYNLNFLEGAIRTEVASKISRGSLDLKIEFEDKRELGKLFDYDRNLSSAYMNVLKEMENDFNEKFTNKMDILVRNLNVIQKNDFEIDESEYSAFILGKVNELLIPFIQTREDEGDRLKTYFLERVNVLEEKIIEIKKYKEIVVENYKEKLMERLDKLRGTIDFKEEDILKEILLFTDKSDISEEISRLDSHMEQLRKEMESKDTAVGKKMDFILQEIFRELNTTGVKCNLYDISKLIVECKNELEKIREQAMNIE is encoded by the coding sequence ATGAGAAGTATGACAGGATATTCAAAACTTACATACCAAGATGAAAGTTTTGCTATCAACATGGAACTTAAAAGTGTAAATAATAAAAATTTAAATTTAAAAATAAAACTTCCATATAATTTAAATTTTTTAGAAGGAGCAATAAGGACAGAGGTTGCCTCAAAAATTAGCAGAGGTTCTTTAGATCTAAAAATAGAGTTTGAAGATAAAAGAGAGCTGGGGAAACTTTTTGATTATGATAGAAATTTAAGCTCAGCTTATATGAATGTACTTAAAGAGATGGAAAATGATTTTAATGAAAAATTTACAAATAAAATGGATATTTTAGTTAGAAATTTAAATGTTATACAAAAAAATGATTTTGAAATTGATGAAAGTGAGTATTCAGCTTTTATATTAGGAAAAGTGAATGAGTTGCTCATTCCGTTTATTCAAACCAGAGAAGATGAAGGGGATAGATTAAAAACTTATTTCCTGGAAAGAGTAAATGTTCTTGAAGAGAAAATAATTGAAATAAAGAAATATAAAGAAATTGTAGTTGAAAATTATAAAGAAAAACTTATGGAAAGACTTGATAAATTAAGAGGGACGATAGATTTTAAAGAAGAAGATATCCTAAAAGAAATACTTCTTTTTACTGATAAATCAGATATATCTGAAGAAATATCAAGACTTGACAGCCACATGGAACAGTTAAGAAAAGAAATGGAAAGCAAGGATACAGCAGTAGGCAAGAAAATGGATTTTATTCTTCAGGAAATATTTAGGGAACTGAATACTACAGGAGTAAAATGTAACCTGTATGATATTTCAAAGCTTATAGTAGAATGTAAAAATGAACTTGAAAAAATTAGAGAACAAGCTATGAATATCGAATAG
- the rpoC gene encoding DNA-directed RNA polymerase subunit beta', with amino-acid sequence MGIRSFEKIRIRLASPEKIEEWSYGEITKPETINYRTLNPERDGLFCEKIFGPTKDWECACGKYKRMRYKGLVCEKCEVEVTRSKVRRERMGHISLAAPVSHIWYSKGTPNKMSLIIGLSPKELESVLYFARYIVTEAGESNLKEGKILTEKEYKLYKQLYGNKFEALMGAEAVLKLLEKTHLESLRDELEKELEDVTSSQKRKKVVKRLKIVRDFISSNNKPEWMILKNVPVIPADLRPMVQLDGGRFATSDLNDLYRRVINRNNRLKKLLEIKAPEIVVKNEKRMLQEAVDALIDNGRRGKPVVAQNNRELKSLSDMLKGKQGRFRQNLLGKRVDYSARSVIVVGPSLKMNQCGIPKKMALELYKPFIMRELVKRELASNIKTAKKLVEDADDKVWDVIEDVIQDHPVLLNRAPTLHRLSIQAFEPVLIEGKAIRLHPLVCSAFNADFDGDQMAVHLMLSPEAIMEAKLLMLAPNNIISPSNGEPIAVPSQDMVMGCFYMTKDRPGSKGEGKCFSNIDQALTAYNNGVLDTHAIIKVRIKGEIVETTPGRIMFNEMLPEVDKQYHVTFGKSQLKKLIARLYDEHGFAETAELINKIKDFGYHYGAMAGVSVGIEDLEIPEAKKEILAKADDEVAQIDADYKSGKIINEERYRKTIAVWSEATEAVTKAMMDGLDQFNPVYMMANSGARGNISQMRQLAAMRGNMADTQGRIIEVPIKANFREGLTVLEFFMSSHGARKGLADTALRTADSGYLTRRLVDISHEVIVNAEDCGSEQGIEVGELVSEGKVIEKLEERIRGRVLAEDLVHEGEVIATRNTMIGKELIDKISELGIRKVKIRSPLTCSLEKGVCKKCYGMDLANHREILLGEAVGVIAAQSIGEPGTQLTMRTFHTGGVATAATVISGIRAENAGKVVYRDIKILENDTTGEQTVVSQSAKIIIGNYDYEIPSGSILKVKEGEKVEIGTTLVTFDPFHIPIIADQDGRIEYRELYVKENYDEKYDVTEYMAIKPVESGDINPRVVIFDNDGNTRGSYTIPFGAYLMVREGEEVKKGQTIAKIIKEGAGTKDITGGLPRVQELFEARNPKGKAMLTDIEGKIEVTGKKKKGMRVIIVKSTNDPKDFREYLVPVGERLVVTDGMLVKAGDKITEGAISPFDVLNIKGLVAAEQFILESVQQVYRDQGVGVNDKHIEIIVKQMFKKVRVIDSGVSLFLEDEVVEKRVVDMENARLKELGKPLIKYEPIIQGITKAAVNTGSFISAASFQETTKVLSNAAIEGKIDYLEGLKENVIIGKKIPAGTGFNAYKNVRAVELEGKELELEEE; translated from the coding sequence ATGGGAATAAGAAGTTTTGAGAAAATAAGAATTAGATTGGCGTCCCCTGAAAAGATTGAAGAATGGTCATATGGGGAAATTACAAAACCTGAAACTATCAATTATAGAACTTTAAATCCAGAAAGAGATGGTCTGTTTTGTGAAAAAATATTTGGACCAACTAAGGATTGGGAATGTGCTTGTGGTAAATATAAGAGAATGAGATATAAAGGTCTTGTTTGTGAAAAGTGTGAGGTAGAAGTAACTAGATCTAAAGTAAGAAGAGAAAGAATGGGACATATTTCTTTGGCTGCTCCAGTATCTCATATTTGGTATTCTAAAGGAACTCCAAATAAAATGTCACTTATCATTGGACTATCTCCAAAAGAATTGGAATCTGTATTATATTTTGCGAGATATATAGTTACAGAAGCTGGTGAAAGCAATTTAAAAGAAGGAAAAATCCTTACTGAAAAAGAGTATAAATTGTACAAACAATTATATGGAAATAAATTTGAAGCGCTAATGGGAGCTGAAGCTGTATTGAAGCTTCTTGAAAAGACTCATCTTGAATCATTAAGAGATGAATTAGAAAAAGAATTGGAAGATGTAACTTCTTCACAAAAAAGAAAGAAAGTAGTTAAAAGACTTAAAATAGTTAGAGACTTTATCTCTTCTAATAATAAGCCTGAATGGATGATACTTAAAAATGTTCCTGTAATTCCAGCTGACTTAAGACCAATGGTGCAATTAGATGGAGGAAGATTTGCTACTTCTGACTTAAATGATCTTTATAGAAGAGTTATTAACAGAAATAATAGACTTAAAAAACTTTTAGAAATAAAAGCTCCTGAAATAGTTGTAAAAAATGAAAAAAGAATGCTTCAAGAGGCTGTAGATGCCCTTATTGATAATGGAAGAAGAGGAAAACCAGTTGTTGCTCAAAATAACAGAGAACTAAAATCCCTTTCTGATATGCTAAAAGGTAAACAAGGTAGATTTAGACAAAATTTACTTGGAAAAAGGGTTGACTACTCAGCAAGATCAGTTATCGTTGTTGGACCATCATTAAAAATGAACCAATGTGGAATTCCTAAAAAAATGGCTCTGGAACTTTACAAACCTTTTATTATGAGAGAACTTGTAAAAAGAGAACTTGCTTCAAATATCAAAACAGCTAAAAAATTAGTTGAAGATGCAGATGATAAAGTATGGGATGTAATTGAAGATGTAATTCAAGATCACCCAGTACTTCTTAACAGAGCTCCAACTCTTCATAGATTGTCTATTCAAGCATTTGAGCCTGTATTGATAGAAGGAAAAGCTATCAGACTTCATCCACTAGTATGTTCAGCTTTCAATGCTGACTTCGATGGAGACCAAATGGCTGTACACTTAATGCTATCACCAGAAGCTATAATGGAAGCAAAACTTCTAATGCTGGCTCCAAATAACATTATTTCTCCATCGAATGGAGAACCTATAGCAGTACCTTCTCAAGATATGGTTATGGGATGTTTCTATATGACTAAAGACAGACCAGGATCAAAAGGTGAAGGAAAATGTTTCTCAAATATAGACCAAGCTCTTACAGCTTATAATAATGGAGTACTGGATACTCATGCTATTATTAAAGTAAGAATTAAAGGTGAAATAGTAGAAACTACTCCTGGAAGAATTATGTTCAATGAAATGCTTCCTGAAGTGGATAAACAATACCATGTAACATTTGGTAAATCACAACTTAAAAAACTTATAGCTAGATTGTATGATGAGCATGGGTTTGCTGAAACTGCAGAGCTTATTAATAAAATCAAAGATTTTGGATACCATTATGGTGCTATGGCAGGAGTTTCAGTAGGTATAGAAGATTTGGAGATTCCAGAAGCTAAAAAAGAAATTCTTGCAAAAGCAGATGATGAAGTTGCTCAAATAGATGCTGATTATAAATCAGGAAAAATCATTAATGAAGAAAGATATAGAAAAACTATCGCTGTTTGGTCTGAAGCTACTGAAGCTGTAACAAAGGCAATGATGGATGGACTAGATCAATTCAACCCAGTTTATATGATGGCGAACTCAGGAGCCAGAGGTAACATTTCTCAGATGAGACAGCTAGCTGCTATGAGGGGGAACATGGCCGATACACAAGGAAGAATCATTGAGGTTCCTATTAAAGCGAACTTCCGTGAAGGACTAACAGTATTGGAATTCTTCATGTCATCACATGGAGCAAGAAAAGGACTGGCAGATACTGCCCTAAGAACTGCCGATTCAGGATATTTAACAAGAAGACTTGTTGATATTTCACATGAGGTTATAGTAAATGCAGAAGATTGTGGAAGTGAGCAAGGAATTGAAGTTGGAGAACTTGTATCAGAAGGTAAAGTTATTGAAAAATTAGAAGAAAGAATCAGAGGAAGAGTTCTTGCAGAAGATTTAGTACATGAAGGTGAAGTAATTGCTACTAGAAATACTATGATTGGAAAAGAACTTATAGATAAAATAAGCGAACTAGGTATAAGAAAAGTAAAAATTAGATCTCCATTGACTTGTTCTCTTGAAAAAGGAGTATGTAAAAAATGTTATGGTATGGACTTAGCTAATCATAGAGAAATACTTCTAGGAGAAGCAGTTGGAGTTATTGCAGCTCAATCAATTGGAGAACCTGGGACACAACTTACAATGAGAACATTCCATACAGGAGGGGTTGCAACAGCAGCTACAGTAATAAGTGGAATCAGAGCAGAAAATGCAGGTAAAGTTGTTTATAGAGATATAAAAATTCTTGAAAACGATACTACTGGAGAACAAACAGTAGTAAGTCAGTCTGCTAAAATAATCATTGGAAATTATGACTACGAAATTCCATCAGGATCAATACTTAAAGTAAAAGAGGGAGAAAAAGTTGAAATTGGAACTACATTGGTAACATTTGATCCATTCCATATCCCTATTATAGCTGACCAAGATGGTAGAATTGAATATAGAGAGCTTTATGTAAAAGAAAATTATGATGAAAAGTATGATGTTACTGAGTATATGGCTATTAAACCAGTTGAATCAGGAGATATCAACCCAAGAGTTGTAATATTTGATAATGATGGAAATACAAGAGGAAGTTATACTATCCCATTTGGTGCTTACTTAATGGTAAGAGAGGGAGAAGAAGTTAAAAAAGGGCAGACAATAGCTAAGATCATTAAAGAAGGTGCTGGAACAAAAGATATCACTGGAGGTCTTCCAAGAGTACAAGAGCTATTTGAAGCAAGAAACCCTAAAGGTAAAGCAATGCTTACTGATATAGAAGGTAAAATAGAAGTAACTGGTAAGAAAAAGAAAGGTATGAGAGTTATCATTGTAAAGTCTACAAATGATCCAAAAGATTTCAGAGAATACTTAGTACCAGTTGGAGAACGTCTAGTAGTAACTGATGGTATGCTTGTTAAGGCTGGGGATAAGATAACAGAGGGAGCTATTTCGCCATTTGACGTATTAAACATCAAAGGACTTGTAGCTGCTGAACAGTTTATACTTGAGTCAGTACAACAAGTATATAGAGATCAGGGAGTTGGAGTTAACGATAAACATATCGAAATTATTGTTAAACAGATGTTTAAGAAAGTAAGAGTTATTGATTCAGGAGTATCTCTATTCCTAGAAGATGAAGTTGTTGAAAAAAGAGTTGTTGATATGGAAAATGCAAGATTGAAAGAGTTAGGAAAACCTTTAATCAAGTATGAGCCAATCATTCAAGGTATTACTAAAGCTGCTGTTAATACAGGAAGCTTTATATCAGCTGCTTCATTCCAAGAAACTACAAAAGTTCTTTCTAATGCAGCAATAGAAGGTAAAATTGACTATTTAGAAGGACTGAAAGAAAATGTAATCATTGGTAAAAAGATTCCAGCAGGAACTGGATTCAATGCATATAAAAATGTAAGAGCAGTTGAATTGGAAGGTAAAGAATTAGAATTAGAAGAAGAATAA
- the gmk gene encoding guanylate kinase, with amino-acid sequence MPKGNLYVVSGPSGAGKSTICRLVRKMLGINLATSATTREPRTGEVDGRDYYFLTKEEFLKKRENGDFLETATVHGNYYGTLKSEVENRMAKGENIILEIDVQGGLQVRDQYPEANLIFFKTPTEKDLEMRLRGRKTDSEETIQLRLANSIKELEYEKEYDITIINYTVEQACNELKKIIEKNK; translated from the coding sequence ATGCCAAAAGGAAATCTATATGTAGTATCAGGACCTAGTGGTGCTGGAAAATCTACTATCTGTAGACTTGTACGTAAAATGCTTGGAATAAACCTTGCTACTTCTGCAACTACAAGAGAACCAAGAACAGGGGAAGTAGATGGAAGAGATTATTATTTTCTTACTAAAGAAGAATTTCTTAAAAAAAGAGAAAATGGAGATTTTTTAGAAACTGCAACAGTTCATGGAAATTATTATGGAACTCTAAAATCAGAAGTGGAAAATAGAATGGCTAAAGGTGAAAATATAATATTAGAAATTGATGTACAAGGTGGTCTTCAAGTGAGAGATCAATATCCTGAAGCAAATCTTATTTTCTTTAAAACACCAACAGAAAAAGATCTTGAAATGAGATTGAGAGGAAGAAAAACAGATAGTGAGGAAACTATCCAGCTTAGACTTGCAAATTCTATAAAAGAATTGGAATATGAGAAGGAATATGATATAACAATAATAAATTATACTGTAGAACAAGCATGTAATGAATTAAAAAAAATTATAGAAAAAAATAAATAG
- the rplJ gene encoding 50S ribosomal protein L10, giving the protein MATQAKIDHVAELVEKIKKAQSVVLVDYQGISVNDETALRRKMREAGAEYLVTKNRLFKIALKEAGVEDSFEDILEGTTAFAFGYTDPVAPAKIVFDLAKDKAKAKQNIFKIKGGVLTGKRVEAEGVEALAKLPSRDQLLSMLLNSMLGPIRKLAYATVAIADKKEVTAE; this is encoded by the coding sequence ATGGCAACTCAAGCAAAAATAGATCACGTAGCTGAACTAGTAGAAAAAATTAAAAAAGCTCAATCAGTAGTATTAGTTGATTATCAAGGAATCAGTGTTAATGACGAAACTGCATTGAGAAGAAAAATGAGAGAAGCTGGTGCTGAATATCTTGTAACTAAAAACAGATTATTCAAAATAGCTCTTAAAGAAGCAGGTGTTGAGGATTCTTTTGAAGATATTTTGGAAGGAACTACAGCTTTCGCTTTTGGATATACTGATCCAGTAGCTCCTGCAAAAATTGTTTTTGATTTAGCAAAAGATAAGGCTAAAGCAAAACAAAATATTTTCAAAATAAAAGGTGGAGTTTTAACAGGAAAAAGAGTTGAAGCTGAAGGAGTAGAAGCTCTAGCTAAATTACCTTCAAGAGATCAATTACTTTCTATGTTACTTAACTCAATGCTTGGACCAATCAGAAAACTTGCTTATGCAACTGTCGCTATAGCTGATAAAAAAGAAGTAACAGCTGAATAA
- the rpoZ gene encoding DNA-directed RNA polymerase subunit omega produces the protein MKKDIVYDELLDKIPNKYILTIISGQRAREIGKGATLLTKCSKKDTDIKKAFREIADGKIGYEFGEEEAGE, from the coding sequence ATGAAAAAAGATATAGTTTATGATGAGTTACTTGATAAAATACCAAACAAATATATATTGACAATAATCAGTGGTCAAAGAGCTAGAGAAATAGGAAAAGGAGCTACACTTTTAACTAAATGCAGCAAAAAAGATACTGATATCAAAAAAGCCTTCAGAGAAATTGCTGATGGAAAGATTGGTTATGAATTTGGTGAAGAAGAAGCTGGTGAATAG